One stretch of Juglans microcarpa x Juglans regia isolate MS1-56 chromosome 3D, Jm3101_v1.0, whole genome shotgun sequence DNA includes these proteins:
- the LOC121255592 gene encoding U-box domain-containing protein 19-like, which translates to MIHISNGSDRRILTSPAVHPCQAIAPATLLNSLIELAHTISDYRCRFFASNKRNVRHSIHQMGVLRVFLEEARNVHPALPDSVVLGFSELHLNFQKLQYLLEDCTHEGARLCILMKSESVANQFRVLTRAISVALDVLPLDAIEVSVEVKEHVELVIRQARKSRFEVEPDDKAALSFVFSVLSLFEDGIVPDRSDLNRVVTYLGIRSWSECHKEVKFLESEIALESMKEEKREVGFLNSLMGFMCYCRCVLFDVVDSHPSDSKTGRSRSEVMLPNCLNPDDFRCPISLEFMVDPVTVSTGHTYDRSSILKWFRSGNKTCPKTGQKLPNTELVPNLALLKLIQQYCFENGIPIAESGRRTRDTGRAVSVSAGSLAAEGAIKMVATFLASRLETGTREEEMDRNKAAYEVRVLSKTSAYNRSCLVEAGALPHLLMLLSSSKRSSTQENSMAALLNLSKHPKSKAIIVENGGLEVVVGILNKGLNLQARQHAAGTLFYLASIEEYRELIGETPEAIPGLITLIKDGTDRGKKNALVAIFGLLMHPENHSRVLVAEAIPVLVNLLESSSDREDLVVDSLAILETLAVKPEGTIAILYLGSALQSILEVLNSSSTSRASKENSVSLLLALCINGGEDVVALLVKSPGLMGSLYSLLSEGTSRASKKASTLIRVIHTFFERRPSGSTSPILPQEQFVHAW; encoded by the coding sequence ATGATCCATATATCTAATGGGTCGGATCGCCGGATTCTTACGTCTCCGGCTGTTCATCCCTGCCAGGCTATAGCTCCGGCTACGCTCCTCAATTCGTTGATTGAGCTTGCGCACACCATTTCCGATTATCGATGCAGGTTCTTCGCCAGCAATAAGCGAAACGTGCGCCATTCGATCCACCAAATGGGAGTCCTACGGGTTTTTCTCGAGGAGGCCCGAAACGTGCATCCTGCTCTTCCGGATTCCGTGGTCCTGGGTTTCTCGGAGCTCCACCTGAACTTCCAGAAGCTTCAGTACCTGTTGGAGGACTGTACGCACGAAGGCGCTCGGCTGTGTATTCTAATGAAGTCGGAGAGCGTGGCGAACCAGTTTCGGGTCCTGACCCGAGCGATCTCAGTAGCTCTAGATGTTCTTCCATTGGACGCGATTGAGGTCTCCGTCGAAGTCAAGGAGCACGTTGAGTTGGTAATAAGGCAAGCACGAAAATCAAGGTTCGAGGTTGAGCCGGACGATAAAGCTGCCTTGAGCTTTGTATTCTCGGTTCTGAGTCTATTCGAGGATGGGATTGTTCCGGATAGGAGTGACTTGAATCGGGTTGTTACTTATCTGGGAATTAGAAGCTGGAGCGAGTGTCATAAGGAGGTTAAGTTCTTGGAATCTGAAATTGCATTGGAGTCCATGAaggaggaaaagagagaggtagGATTTTTAAATAGTCTAATGGGGTTCATGTGCTACTGCCGCTGCGTTTTGTTTGATGTGGTCGATAGCCACCCCTCCGATAGTAAAACCGGAAGAAGTAGAAGCGAGGTGATGCTGCCCAATTGTCTTAACCCGGACGATTTTCGGTGTCCGATCTCTCTCGAGTTTATGGTCGATCCGGTGACGGTATCGACGGGGCACACCTACGATCGCTCTTCAATTCTCAAATGGTTCAGGTCGGGGAATAAGACCTGTCCAAAAACAGGTCAGAAGCTACCCAATACAGAACTGGTTCCGAACTTGGCATTGCTGAAGCTGATTCAGCAGTACTGCTTCGAAAATGGTATTCCAATTGCTGAATCGGGTCGCAGGACTCGGGACACGGGAAGGGCAGTTTCGGTTTCAGCGGGGAGTTTGGCGGCCGAGGGAGCAATCAAAATGGTGGCCACCTTCCTTGCTAGTAGGCTCGAGACTGGGACAAGGGAGGAGGAAATGGACAGAAACAAGGCTGCATATGAGGTCCGGGTTCTATCGAAAACAAGCGCTTATAACCGGTCTTGTTTGGTGGAAGCCGGTGCCCTACCTCATCTGTTGATGCTATTGTCGTCCTCGAAAAGGTCCTCGACCCAGGAGAATTCTATGGCGGCCCTGTTGAACCTTTCAAAGCATCCGAAAAGCAAAGCTATTATTGTTGAAAATGGGGGATTGGAAGTGGTTGTAGGCATACTAAACAAGGGACTGAACCTACAAGCTAGGCAGCACGCTGCTGGTACTCTGTTTTACCTTGCTTCGATCGAGGAGTACCGGGAGTTGATCGGGGAAACTCCGGAGGCAATTCCGGGTTTGATAACGCTGATTAAAGATGGAACCGATCGAGGGAAAAAGAACGCGCTGGTTGCGATATTCGGGCTTCTTATGCACCCTGAAAATCATTCCAGGGTGCTTGTTGCTGAGGCGATCCCTGTGCTGGTCAATCTTTTGGAGTCTTCCAGTGATAGAGAAGATCTTGTCGTGGATTCCCTAGCAATACTCGAAACTCTGGCAGTGAAACCTGAAGGAACAATAGCAATTCTGTATCTTGGCAGTGCCTTGCAGTCGATTCTGGAGGTTCTTAATTCCTCTTCTACTTCAAGGGCAAGCAAGGAGAACAGTGTGTCTTTGTTGCTGGCTCTGTGCATAAACGGTGGGGAAGATGTGGTTGCTCTTTTGGTAAAGAGCCCTGGTCTCATGGGATCATTGTATTCCCTACTCAGCGAAGGCACATCTCGAGCAAGCAAGAAAGCCAGCACTCTCATCAGGGTCATCCATACTTTTTTCGAAAGGAGACCCTCTGGCTCAACGAGTCCCATTCTTCCGCAAGAACAATTTGTTCACGCATGGTaa
- the LOC121255065 gene encoding probable receptor-like protein kinase At5g59700 — protein sequence MYRHTHLAQVHLISLFSSADGEEGTASSGIKSSIGLSILVVGIVGITVIVLVATFTWFRLRTRESFATGKDCASPSSMTTHLKSSNDSLSEESACLKLPVREIYSATNNLCASNFIGQGIAGKVYKGILSNGQHVAVKHILNDGYMDTFVREVTSLSHVRHPNLVALLGCCENEDECFLVYDLCHNGNLSEWLFGKTKVLSWMQRVEIAIDSARGLWFLHTYPEGCIVHRDIKPANILLNANFEARLSDFGLSKVMDVDQSHVSSEVRGTFGYVDPEYRKNHHVNASGDVYSFGIVLLQLLSGKRVINLDLTRPMPLYKMARSLTRGADITEFADPKLNGEYSEEAFGLILKLALSCTGLKQQRPSIEQVVSGLEEALEISKQVKLLTTRPIL from the exons ATGTATCGTCACACCCATCTTGCTCAAGTCCACCTAATCTCACTCTTTTCTTCTGCAGATGGAGAGGAAGGCACGGCTAGCAGTGGTATCAAGTCCAGCATAG GTCTCTCAATCCTAGTAGTTGGCATAGTGGGAATCACAGTAATAGTTCTCGTAGCAACATTCACCTGGTTTAGATTGAGGACTAGAGAAAGTTTCGCAACAGGAAAAGATTGTGCATCCCCAAGCTCGATGACAACTCACTTGAAAT CATCAAATGATTCACTCTCTGAGGAGTCCGCCTGTCTTAAGTTGCCTGTTAGGGAAATTTATTCAGCAACAAACAATCTATGTGCATCAAATTTTATTGGCCAAGGCATAGCTG GAAAAGTATACAAAGGCATTCTCTCAAATGGTCAGCATGTAGCAGTCAAGCACATACTCAATGACGGGTATATGGATACATTCGTTCGGGAAGTCACAAGCCTTTCTCATGTCAGACATCCAAACCTTGTAGCATTGCTCGGCTGTTGTGAGAATGAAGATGAATGTTTCCTAGTTTATGATCTGTGCCACAATGGCAACCTCTCAGAGTGGCTATTTG GTAAAACAAAGGTCCTCTCATGGATGCAAAGAGTTGAGATCGCAATTGATAGTGCTAGGGGTCTCTGGTTTCTCCACACTTATCCAGAAGGCTGCATTGTTCACCGTGATATCAAG CCAGCGAACATTCTCCTCAATGCTAACTTTGAAGCAAGACTCTCAGATTTTGGGTTATCTAAAGTTATGGATGTGGATCAGTCACATGTGAGCTCAGAAGTGAGAGGGACATTCGGTTATGTCGATCCTGAATACCGTAAAAACCACCATGTAAATGCTTCAGGTGATGTTTACAGTTTTGGGATAGTGCTACTGCAGCTTCTCTCAGGGAAGAGGGTCATTAATCTAGATTTAACCAGACCAATGCCTTTATATAAAATG GCTAGATCCCTCACAAGAGGTGCTGACATAACAGAATTTGCTGATCCCAAGCTTAATGGGGAGTACTCAGAGGAAGCCTTTGGGCTTATACTGAAGCTAGCATTGTCGTGCACAGGGCTTAAGCAGCAAAGACCATCAATAGAGCAAGTGGTTTCAGGACTTGAAGAGGCACTCGAAATATCAAAGCAAGTCAAGTTACTTACAACTCGTCCAATACTGTAG